A genomic stretch from Vulpes lagopus strain Blue_001 chromosome 11, ASM1834538v1, whole genome shotgun sequence includes:
- the LOC121471578 gene encoding olfactory receptor 5B2-like: protein MENNTEVTEFILLGLTNAPELQIPLFILFTLIYLITLAGNLGMVVLILLDSRLHTPMYFFLSNLSLVDFGYSTAVTPKVMAGLLIRDQVISYNACAAQMFFFVALATVENFLLASMAYDRYTAVCKPLHYTTTMTTSVCTHLAIGSYICGFLNASIHIHDTFSLSFCMSNLVHHFFCDVPVVMALSCSDRYVSELVLVVVASFNIFFALLIILISYLFIFITILKMHSADGYQKALSTCTSHLTAVSIFYGTVIFMYLQPSSSHSMDTDKIASVFYSMVIPMLNPLVYSLRNKEVKNAFKNVAEKVKLSAGFTS from the coding sequence ATGGAGAACAACACAGAAGTGACTGAATTCATCCTGCTGGGACTAACCAATGCCCCGGAGCTCCAGATCCCCCTCTTTATCTTGTTCACCCTCATTTACCTCATCACTCTGGCTGGGAACCTGGGCATGGTGGTGCTGATTCTCTTGGACTCCCGTCTCCACACTCCCATGTACTTTTTCCTCAGTAACCTGTCTCTGGTTGACTTTGGTTACTCTACAGCTGTCACTCCCAAAGTCATGGCTGGATTACTTATAAGAGACCAGGTCATCTCCTACAATGCATGTGCTgctcaaatgttcttttttgtagccttagccactgtggaaaatttCCTATTGGCTTCAATGGCTTATGACCGCTACACAGCAGTGTGCAAACCCCTCCATTACACCACCACCATGACAACAAGTGTATGCACTCATTTGGCCATAGGCTCCTACATCTGTGGTTTTCTGAATGCCTCCATTCACATTCATGACACATTCAGTCTCTCTTTCTGCATGTCCAATCTAGTCCATCACTTTTTCTGTGATGTGCCAGTAGTCAtggctctctcttgctctgaTAGATATGTCAGTGAGCTGGTTCTTGTTGTTGTAGCAAGCTTCAACATCTTTTTCGCTCTCCTCATTATCTTGATTTCCTATCTGTTCATATTTATCACCATCCTGAAGATGCACTCAGCTGACGGATATCAGAAGGCTCTATCCACCTGCACTTCCCACCTCACTGCAGTGTCCATCTTCTATGGGACAGTCATCTTCATGTACTTACAGCCCAGCTCCAGCCATTCCATGGACACAGACAAAATCGCATCTGTGTTCTATTCTATGGTCATCCCCATGCTGAATCCCCTAGTCTATAGCTTGAGAAACAAGGAGGTTAAAAATGCATTCAAGAATGTGGCTGAGAAGGTGAAATTGTCTGCAGGCTTTACCTCTTAA